Within Topomyia yanbarensis strain Yona2022 chromosome 2, ASM3024719v1, whole genome shotgun sequence, the genomic segment attagcgatctggaccactgtgcaatgtggctacgccacatcgcttttgcgcatGCTGTctgacttcgctaccgctcagtcggacttaaactagggataacccctatgtttgagtaagccgggcaaacgagtggatcacaggttcgcttgcttccgacggccggtcggtggccacctcgcccggcggatcctcagcggctttgcgccgcttcagtTCCTAGGCCttggttatgcggctaagccgcatcgaaatggtaccccttaaacattctaacttgaatcggttgtgtcaccggagccggaatacgaattagaaccagccagcattccggttgagttaaactgggaagtttagtaaaatttaatctggaaataaaatttttttggcaacgctccagaaccccgttgatttcaccacctgggcgccagtttgacgatatgaaatgaactttgtttactttcgacaagttttgattcgagccaacaacatccagccccaCGAAAGTCGAGTCACAGATACCATAgaatttttctcagtgtattgtcagttgacatttcgacgagtttggattcgagccaataatagagGCCTGACATCACTGGGCTTGTTTACTGTATCAGTAACGTGGTTGGGGTAATACCGGTAACTTGTTTtcgtaaaaatcgtaaaattggAAGGAATTAAAAGATAACTATCACGGAATTAAGAACAGTCTACATACAATGTCGATGGTGAAAGTGCAAGATACCGGTTTCAAGGTATGTTTTTTGAAAAACCGCCAATGTTCATATTCAGTACGACATAAAACAAATTTCCTTGTCGCAGGGAAGAGGTTTGTTTGCTGTAGTTCCAATTAAGGCTGGCACTGTATTATTCGAGGAGTCTCCTCTGGTATCGTGCCAGTTTTCTTGGAATTCGTCTTATGGGTATTTGGCTTGCGAATACTGTTTGAGACCATTGGAAACCGCGGAATCTAATGTGCGGCGGTTGACGAACGATTATACAATTAACTTGCCATACCCCGAGTGTTGCACGGTTCAAGAACAGCTCAGCAGCCACACGAAATGTACAGATTGCATGGAAATGTATTGCGGAGCCGAATGTTTGCAGAACGCTTTGCAACTTTATCATCGTGTTCTCTGTTTGGGTGCAAATCGGTCCGATACAAACCATCCGATAAATGCTCTTGTGGAGTTTTGGAAGTATATTTTAAGGAATTTTGTCTTAGACTATAACTACAGTATAATTATTTTCAGAAACATCCATTTCCCTCCGGAAACGTCAAGTATAATGCTGGTGATCAAAATCATTGCAATGTTTAAACAGCATGAAAATACATCCAAATTGAGGACCCAATTTGAAGATTTTGTAAGTCAAACAGTTAATCAGGACCtaatgatttttcataaaatgttggGAGAAAATTTTTCCCAGCAGATCGAGCAATTGTATGATCTTATTTGTAATGCGTTTGACCCTTCTTCTGACAAGCGACTCCATTGGTTGAGCTTGTCCGGCTTTCGATCTTTACTGGCATTAATAGGAACAAACGGCCAGGGAATCGGAACCAGTTCTTTCGCTGACTGGGTTCGAAACGTTACGGACattgaaatgaacgaaatgcaACGCGAAGCATTAGATGTGACGATTGATAATTTGTACAATAAACTAGATGATGTGGTTGGAAGTTTTTTGAACAACGAAGGATCTGCCTTATACGCTCGTCAGAGCAAAGTCAACCATAGCTGTGCACCAAATACAGAATGTCGTTTTCCACATTCCAACAATGTGCTAGCTCTAACGACAATCCGCGATATTGATGCTGGACAAGAAATTTGCATTTCATATTTAGACGAATGTGCACTGGAACGTTCACGTCATTCGCGACAAAAGATGCTTAGTGAGAATTACCTATTTCAATGCAAGTGTGAGAAATGCGAAAGTCAAGTGGCAGATCCGGATGAAACATCTGAAGAAGAAGGCAGTTCTGAGGAGGAGCAACAAATGGATGATGATTCAGATTAAGcaagttatttattttttcaatatagGTGTATCTTTAATCCCCGCGGATGATGCAATGTGGGGTTGACAGTAATATCGCGTTCGTGGGTTTCGGGCAGGTTTTTTCGAACGAAGCAG encodes:
- the LOC131683489 gene encoding histone-lysine N-trimethyltransferase SMYD5: MSMVKVQDTGFKGRGLFAVVPIKAGTVLFEESPLVSCQFSWNSSYGYLACEYCLRPLETAESNVRRLTNDYTINLPYPECCTVQEQLSSHTKCTDCMEMYCGAECLQNALQLYHRVLCLGANRSDTNHPINALVEFWKNIHFPPETSSIMLVIKIIAMFKQHENTSKLRTQFEDFVSQTVNQDLMIFHKMLGENFSQQIEQLYDLICNAFDPSSDKRLHWLSLSGFRSLLALIGTNGQGIGTSSFADWVRNVTDIEMNEMQREALDVTIDNLYNKLDDVVGSFLNNEGSALYARQSKVNHSCAPNTECRFPHSNNVLALTTIRDIDAGQEICISYLDECALERSRHSRQKMLSENYLFQCKCEKCESQVADPDETSEEEGSSEEEQQMDDDSD